In Candidatus Polarisedimenticolaceae bacterium, a single window of DNA contains:
- a CDS encoding S8 family serine peptidase → MIAASILLAAALSPDLRAAMDAAVPGERLPVVVLMDEFPDQEALLNEVRPMSRARRRQHVVSTMTALAARSQRRVRALLAEEADVVDDVRVLWGVNGVALRATRAAIERLAALPEVRGVLHDRAPAHADGGVEAGGANPEATVTSDVIAHGAKQVWDGPGYTGVGVLVAVIDTGFDRTHPDLADHVWSNPLEIAGNALDDDGNGLVDDSWGWDFCANGQPVVGTHGTQVAGQVAGDGTNGTVTGMAPDATLMSLGIDCDTPSRAWQASDYALAHGADVITQSYSWWWTDRPDYGAFRRQTDVELAAGVLHANSAGNNGGDLLNYPLPYNISTPANCPAPWIHPDQTIVGGLSSILAVGDIHRGTDVIASSSSRGPSAWEDIRVYTEPVYPYPMPLEYQDYPYQNGAQPGLIKPDLSAYGSGTTSTCPGASYCNFSGTSSATPHVSGAVALMLQANPEAAPAELARALMTTATDRGAPGKDNVYGAGFLEAFAAVLQVESGVVYVGHAFDDTALGNGDLGLDPGEQVVLSVTAESRTDAPIEGLQAILSTTTPGITIHDRLAYFPTLPARGVAPTLAPHFSLTIDPSACSAVAVFDLEFRYGAAVRRSSFSVRVGDELPLTGLDWDMETAAGWTADPGTATRGTFTREDPVGVAVTGGFSNPENDTTPDPGVACWVTGSGGGNPNGNDVDAGATYLHSPTFGAPFIQTLSLRYDRWYYDDSSSSDAFKAEISNDGGSTWTLLEQRVSPTGGWGSFSVDLMTLLPPSASMRLRFTATDGGTDNVVEAAVDEVHLAGTWVDCQSYTPPAVPRPNPVGNTVRVDKDAAGHVVLAWTAPPVDAGHGAATLYRIARATTPQGPWTEAGSAASTRWVDVDALLSAVPHHYRVAAENAGGTE, encoded by the coding sequence GTGATCGCAGCCTCGATCCTGCTCGCCGCCGCGCTTTCCCCCGACCTCCGGGCTGCGATGGACGCCGCCGTTCCCGGAGAGCGCCTCCCCGTCGTCGTGCTGATGGACGAGTTCCCCGATCAGGAGGCGCTCCTCAACGAAGTGCGGCCGATGAGCCGCGCCCGCAGGCGCCAGCACGTCGTGTCCACGATGACGGCCCTGGCCGCGCGCAGCCAGCGCCGCGTCCGCGCCCTCCTCGCCGAGGAAGCCGACGTCGTCGACGACGTGCGCGTCCTCTGGGGGGTGAACGGCGTGGCCCTGCGTGCCACCCGCGCCGCGATCGAGCGACTCGCGGCGCTCCCCGAGGTCCGCGGGGTGCTGCACGACCGCGCCCCCGCGCACGCCGACGGCGGAGTCGAGGCCGGCGGTGCGAACCCCGAGGCGACGGTGACGTCGGACGTGATCGCCCACGGCGCGAAACAGGTCTGGGACGGGCCGGGGTACACGGGGGTGGGCGTGCTCGTCGCCGTGATCGACACGGGGTTCGACCGGACCCACCCCGACCTCGCGGACCACGTCTGGAGCAACCCGCTCGAGATCGCGGGGAACGCCCTCGACGACGACGGCAACGGCCTCGTCGACGACAGCTGGGGGTGGGATTTCTGCGCCAACGGGCAGCCGGTCGTCGGCACGCACGGCACGCAGGTCGCCGGGCAGGTCGCGGGGGACGGGACGAACGGAACCGTCACCGGCATGGCCCCCGACGCGACGCTGATGTCCCTCGGCATCGACTGCGACACCCCGTCCCGCGCCTGGCAGGCGAGCGACTACGCCCTCGCCCACGGAGCGGACGTGATCACGCAGTCGTACAGCTGGTGGTGGACCGACCGCCCCGACTACGGGGCGTTCCGCCGCCAGACCGACGTCGAGCTCGCGGCCGGGGTGCTCCACGCCAACTCCGCGGGGAACAACGGCGGGGACCTGCTCAACTACCCGCTTCCCTACAACATCTCGACCCCGGCGAACTGCCCCGCCCCGTGGATCCACCCCGACCAGACGATCGTCGGGGGGCTCTCGTCGATCCTCGCGGTCGGTGACATCCATCGAGGCACCGACGTCATCGCCTCGTCGTCGTCGCGCGGGCCCTCGGCCTGGGAGGACATCCGCGTCTACACCGAACCCGTCTACCCGTACCCGATGCCCCTCGAGTACCAGGACTACCCCTACCAGAACGGCGCGCAGCCGGGGCTGATCAAGCCGGACCTGTCCGCTTACGGAAGCGGGACGACTTCCACCTGTCCCGGCGCGAGCTACTGCAATTTCAGCGGGACCTCGTCGGCGACGCCCCACGTGTCGGGCGCGGTGGCGCTGATGCTCCAGGCGAATCCCGAGGCCGCTCCGGCCGAGCTCGCCCGGGCGCTGATGACCACGGCGACGGACCGCGGGGCACCGGGCAAGGACAACGTGTACGGCGCGGGGTTCCTCGAGGCCTTCGCCGCGGTCCTCCAGGTGGAATCCGGGGTGGTCTACGTGGGGCACGCGTTCGACGACACGGCGCTGGGAAACGGCGATCTCGGCCTCGACCCCGGAGAGCAGGTCGTCCTGTCGGTCACCGCGGAGAGCCGGACCGACGCGCCGATCGAGGGGCTCCAGGCGATCCTCTCCACGACGACCCCGGGGATCACGATCCACGACCGCCTGGCGTATTTCCCGACCCTCCCCGCGCGAGGAGTCGCGCCGACCCTGGCGCCGCACTTCTCGCTGACGATCGATCCGTCCGCCTGCTCGGCGGTCGCCGTCTTCGATCTCGAGTTCCGGTACGGCGCCGCCGTGCGTCGCTCGAGCTTCAGCGTCCGCGTCGGCGACGAGCTCCCGCTGACCGGCCTCGACTGGGACATGGAGACCGCCGCCGGCTGGACCGCCGACCCGGGAACCGCCACCCGAGGGACGTTCACGCGCGAGGACCCCGTCGGCGTCGCCGTCACCGGCGGCTTCAGCAACCCCGAGAACGACACGACCCCGGATCCCGGCGTCGCCTGCTGGGTCACCGGCAGCGGCGGCGGGAACCCCAACGGCAACGACGTCGACGCGGGCGCGACCTACCTCCATTCCCCGACCTTCGGCGCCCCCTTCATCCAGACGCTCTCGCTCCGCTACGACCGCTGGTACTACGACGACAGCTCGAGCAGCGACGCGTTCAAGGCGGAGATCTCCAACGACGGCGGGAGCACCTGGACGCTCCTCGAGCAGCGCGTCTCGCCGACCGGCGGCTGGGGGAGCTTCTCGGTCGACCTGATGACCCTGCTCCCCCCGAGCGCGTCGATGCGCCTGCGCTTCACGGCGACCGACGGCGGCACCGACAACGTCGTCGAGGCGGCGGTCGACGAGGTGCACCTCGCCGGGACGTGGGTCGACTGCCAGTCGTACACGCCGCCGGCGGTGCCGCGGCCGAATCCCGTCGGGAACACCGTGCGCGTCGACAAGGACGCGGCGGGACACGTGGTGCTCGCGTGGACCGCCCCTCCGGTCGACGCCGGTCACGGCGCGGCCACGCTCTACCGCATCGCGCGCGCGACGACGCCGCAGGGGCCCTGGACCGAGGCCGGCTCGGCCGCCTCGACCCGCTGGGTCGACGTCGATGCGCTCCTGTCCGCCGTCCCGCACCACTACCGCGTCGCCGCGGAAAACGCCGGAGGAACCGAATGA
- a CDS encoding S8 family serine peptidase has translation MRAVRTILSACALALTIPATAGTLSPELRRAMDRAEPGELLPIVVLMDAFPERNALLEEVRGMGRERRRAHVVATMKALASRSQQSAREIAGGNVRVLWGVNGFALDAEPRTIERLAALEDVKWVLHDGGRGEPAVGGEPERTGPTGGDASGPNPDATIRGELTAMGAPQVWNDLGYTGAGVIVAVLDTGVYRSHPDLADHIWTNLDEVPANGLDDDANGYVDDTWGWDLCNDDNEPTSGSHGTQVAGQVAGDGTNGVVTGMAPDAELMVLGFDCSPPDSIGWEASDYAIANGAHVITESFIWPWEDPPDYEGWRRQSDTELAAGILHLNAAGNDGQNQVNRPIPYNVAAPANCPPPWLHPDQAIAGGISSVVAVANVSWTTDLLEPSSSRGPSAWEDIRAWSNPLYPFPLTAEYMDYPHHDGALQGLLKPDLAAYGNGTSTTCPGTGYCSFSGTSSATPHVAGAVALMLQANPEATPEQLAEALMTTAQHRGNPGKNLDYGAGLLQAHAAVLAVESGVVHGGHAFDDTALGNGDLSLDPGEQLVLSVTAESRTDVAIDGLHAILTTTTPGITIHDAVGSFPTLPARGTATTLAPHFSLSVDPSACAAVAVFDLEFRYGASVRRSTFSVRVGTERPLAGLDWDMESAAGWSADPGTATRGTFTREDPVGVAVTGGFSNPEDDTTPAPGVACWVTGSGGGNPNGNDVDGGSTFLYSPTFGAPHVLQMTLAYDRWYYDDSSSSDAFKAEISNDGGSTWTLLEQRVSPTGGWGRFSVDLMHVVPPSEDMRLRYTATDGGTDSVVEAAVDEVHVVGTWVDCQAYTPPATLRPNPVGNTVRVDKDAAGHVVLAWSAPPVDAGHGAATLYRITRAPAPNGPWTEVGSATSTRWVDVDALASPASDHYRVAAENAGGTE, from the coding sequence GTGCGCGCCGTACGAACCATTCTCTCGGCTTGCGCCCTGGCGCTCACGATCCCGGCGACGGCGGGGACGTTGTCGCCGGAGCTGCGCCGCGCCATGGATCGCGCGGAACCCGGCGAGCTCCTGCCGATCGTCGTCCTGATGGACGCGTTTCCGGAGCGGAACGCGCTGCTCGAGGAAGTCCGCGGGATGGGCCGCGAGCGTCGCCGCGCGCACGTCGTCGCGACGATGAAGGCCCTCGCGAGCCGCAGCCAGCAAAGCGCGCGGGAGATCGCCGGCGGAAACGTCCGCGTCCTTTGGGGAGTGAACGGCTTCGCGCTGGATGCCGAACCGCGAACGATCGAAAGGCTCGCCGCCCTCGAGGACGTGAAGTGGGTCCTCCACGACGGCGGACGGGGCGAGCCCGCGGTCGGCGGCGAGCCGGAGAGGACCGGCCCGACCGGCGGCGACGCCTCGGGGCCGAACCCCGACGCGACGATCCGCGGCGAGCTGACCGCGATGGGTGCGCCGCAGGTCTGGAACGACCTCGGTTACACGGGGGCGGGCGTCATCGTCGCGGTGCTCGACACGGGCGTCTACCGCAGCCATCCGGACCTCGCCGATCACATCTGGACCAACCTCGACGAGGTCCCGGCGAACGGGCTCGACGACGACGCCAACGGCTACGTCGACGACACCTGGGGCTGGGACCTGTGCAACGACGACAACGAGCCGACGAGCGGCTCGCACGGGACCCAGGTCGCGGGACAGGTCGCCGGAGACGGGACCAACGGCGTCGTCACCGGGATGGCCCCCGACGCCGAGCTGATGGTCCTCGGTTTCGATTGCTCCCCTCCCGACTCGATCGGCTGGGAGGCGTCGGATTACGCGATCGCCAACGGCGCGCACGTGATCACCGAATCGTTCATCTGGCCGTGGGAGGACCCGCCCGACTACGAGGGGTGGCGCCGGCAGAGCGACACCGAGCTCGCGGCGGGGATCCTCCACCTCAACGCCGCGGGGAACGACGGCCAGAACCAGGTCAACCGGCCGATCCCCTACAACGTCGCCGCTCCGGCCAACTGCCCACCGCCGTGGCTGCACCCCGACCAGGCGATCGCCGGCGGGATCTCGTCGGTCGTCGCGGTGGCCAACGTCAGCTGGACGACGGACCTGCTCGAGCCCTCGTCGTCGCGGGGGCCATCGGCGTGGGAGGACATCCGGGCCTGGAGCAATCCGCTCTACCCCTTCCCGCTCACCGCGGAGTACATGGACTACCCGCACCACGACGGCGCGCTTCAGGGCCTGCTCAAACCCGACCTCGCCGCGTACGGGAACGGGACGTCCACGACCTGCCCCGGCACCGGGTACTGCTCGTTCAGCGGCACCTCGTCGGCGACGCCGCACGTCGCGGGGGCCGTGGCGCTGATGCTGCAGGCGAATCCCGAGGCCACCCCCGAGCAGCTCGCCGAGGCGCTGATGACGACCGCGCAGCACCGCGGCAACCCGGGCAAGAACCTCGACTACGGAGCCGGTCTGCTCCAGGCGCACGCGGCGGTCCTCGCCGTCGAGTCGGGGGTCGTCCACGGCGGCCACGCCTTCGACGACACGGCCCTCGGCAACGGCGATCTCTCCCTCGACCCCGGGGAGCAGCTCGTCCTGAGCGTCACCGCGGAGAGCCGGACCGACGTCGCGATCGACGGACTGCATGCGATCCTGACCACGACGACCCCCGGGATCACGATCCACGACGCAGTCGGGTCCTTCCCGACGCTCCCCGCGCGCGGGACCGCGACGACCCTCGCCCCGCACTTCTCGCTGAGCGTCGATCCGTCGGCGTGCGCCGCGGTCGCCGTCTTCGACCTCGAGTTCCGGTACGGCGCCTCGGTGCGCCGGTCCACCTTCAGCGTCCGCGTCGGCACCGAACGCCCCCTCGCCGGCCTCGACTGGGACATGGAGTCGGCCGCGGGGTGGAGCGCCGATCCCGGCACCGCGACGCGCGGGACGTTCACCCGCGAGGATCCCGTCGGCGTCGCCGTCACCGGCGGCTTCAGCAATCCCGAGGACGACACGACTCCGGCCCCCGGCGTCGCCTGCTGGGTCACGGGAAGCGGCGGCGGGAACCCCAACGGCAACGATGTCGACGGCGGCTCGACCTTCCTCTACTCCCCGACCTTCGGGGCGCCGCACGTCCTCCAGATGACCCTCGCCTACGACCGCTGGTACTACGACGACAGCTCGAGCAGCGACGCGTTCAAGGCCGAGATCTCCAACGACGGCGGCTCCACGTGGACCCTGCTGGAGCAGCGGGTGTCCCCGACCGGCGGCTGGGGGCGCTTCTCCGTCGACCTGATGCACGTGGTCCCGCCGAGCGAGGACATGCGCCTGCGCTACACCGCGACCGACGGCGGCACCGACAGCGTCGTCGAGGCGGCGGTGGACGAGGTGCACGTCGTCGGGACCTGGGTCGACTGCCAGGCGTACACGCCTCCGGCGACGCTGCGGCCGAATCCCGTCGGGAACACCGTGCGCGTCGACAAGGACGCCGCGGGACACGTGGTGCTCGCGTGGAGCGCCCCGCCGGTCGACGCCGGTCACGGGGCCGCGACGCTTTATCGCATCACCCGCGCGCCCGCACCGAACGGGCCGTGGACCGAGGTCGGCTCCGCCACGTCGACCCGCTGGGTCGACGTGGACGCGCTCGCCTCCCCCGCTTCCGACCACTACCGCGTCGCCGCGGAAAACGCCGGAGGAACGGAGTGA
- a CDS encoding response regulator transcription factor: protein MSRARTLLVAGNDTFLDGVVAWMADDARIDVIGRAHSGSEALERIDALRVDLVLMDVSLPDLSGFEVARRIKSRPSAPLVVLLSFYDSRVARLESWAAGADGFVPTSEMAECLRPLVGDLLRPKNVRVREQVPVDSTMPAKPREDSE from the coding sequence ATGAGCCGGGCCCGGACGCTCCTGGTTGCCGGAAACGACACGTTTCTCGACGGCGTCGTCGCGTGGATGGCGGACGACGCCCGGATCGACGTGATCGGCAGGGCGCATTCGGGTTCCGAGGCTCTGGAGCGCATCGACGCGCTGCGGGTCGATCTGGTGCTGATGGACGTGAGCCTTCCCGACTTGAGCGGGTTCGAGGTGGCGCGACGGATCAAGTCGCGCCCCTCGGCGCCGCTCGTCGTGTTGCTCTCGTTCTACGACAGCCGGGTCGCACGCCTGGAGTCCTGGGCGGCGGGGGCGGACGGATTCGTCCCCACCTCGGAGATGGCGGAGTGCCTGAGGCCGCTCGTCGGCGACCTCCTCCGCCCGAAGAACGTTCGTGTTCGCGAACAGGTTCCGGTCGATTCAACCATGCCGGCGAAGCCCAGGGAGGACTCGGAGTGA
- a CDS encoding S8 family serine peptidase gives MSRNSGLAVACVVLLGTAALAAPADHTLRLGGFAFDPKVQSPALPDGWSRSHATAPDLHLVQFDGAIPGDALDRLRAASVEPVRYVHPDTYVVWGRAADRDALRGAARIRWTGDFAPAYRVLSPWRERSGEMLDMRVLIYRGAGVDAVASALSRLGTEIGARTIVDDTFAVAGFRLPGALMRFAAAIPGVYSIQPLHGEWASRAEVSDEINVNYVDELNVAYPGYQGWLSFVGLSGVGVTVAVVDEGVDEGHPDLEGSRLACIGATCTAAGSRHGTHVAGIVTGSGASGITDANGFLRGLGVAPESSILEQEFIQFKFVPGGVFELISDSSRNGATISNNSWGTSSTARGYDADAMMIDAGVRDADPTTPGNQPLLYVQALGNGNGGVSSQGTPDEAKNVVVVGSTWAVNLADGNPNPNIDSLSDNSAHGPALDGRRIPHLVAPGCHVDSTFPDVGAGYEHGLLCGTSMAAPQVSGAAALFTQYYRGLPAVAGDPSPALVKAALLATARDLAGNQDADGVTMGHRPDDKQGWGRMDLDALVRPPAGSVLYYDQARVFEESGENWLREVVPVNPAEPMRIQLVWTDAPGPGLGGNTPAWNNDLDLVVESGGNTYRGNVFGADGWSVTGGVADGKNNAEGVAFAVPPGQATIRVVASNLNSDGVPRFGDAIDQDFALVCRNCAYAPGFDLDPRPVTADVCAPAAGRFTVEVEALSGYATPVTLSLVNLPPGMSHGFDVNPVAPGASSTLTVGPGAVGDGNYTMRLDGDAAGLHREHPLYLHLRTASPAAAALSAPTAGATDVSPQPTLEWAAVPWAASYVVEVSADPTFQTVFYSAATTTPTHKVEQILAQGVTYHWRVRSRNVCGFGPFSPTWSFTTRNVPPVLLVDDDWDYWGDFQADYVAAMNALPLSPYFYPVTYDVWDVYAVMQQEEPDLSTLALYEKVIWWSGREDFYPGPDDFSELELQRWFDRKGGCLFLSSSDYVFAQGGVNDFMRQRLGVGSVVQDTGKSQVTGQGTVFGGLGTITLKNLAEDYSDTVSPDATSELAFSSTTGNAGVDRNGAHYRTAFLGFGAERLFRNTDREKTLLRFLQWCDGLAAVDGDGDGVANAQDCDAGDAAVWTAPSAVTDLRLAKGVTGFDWSTPQSAANAVYDLLRTGDAADFWNATCVASGTPETSVPAAWDTEPAPGQILFYLVRARSACGTAPMGTSSNGTPRQGTACE, from the coding sequence GTGAGTCGAAACTCCGGGCTTGCGGTCGCGTGCGTGGTCCTGCTCGGCACGGCCGCGCTCGCCGCCCCTGCGGACCACACCCTCCGTCTCGGCGGGTTCGCCTTCGATCCGAAGGTGCAGTCGCCGGCGCTCCCCGACGGGTGGAGCCGCTCACACGCGACCGCGCCGGACCTTCACCTCGTGCAGTTCGACGGGGCGATCCCCGGCGACGCCCTCGATCGTCTCCGTGCGGCCAGCGTCGAGCCGGTTCGCTACGTCCACCCCGACACCTACGTCGTCTGGGGGCGTGCCGCCGATCGGGACGCGCTCCGCGGCGCGGCGAGGATCCGCTGGACGGGGGACTTCGCGCCGGCCTACCGCGTCCTGTCGCCGTGGCGCGAGCGTTCGGGCGAGATGCTCGACATGAGGGTGCTGATCTACCGCGGCGCGGGGGTCGACGCCGTCGCCTCGGCGCTCTCGCGGCTCGGGACCGAGATCGGCGCGCGCACGATCGTCGACGACACGTTCGCCGTCGCCGGCTTCCGTCTGCCTGGGGCGCTCATGCGTTTCGCGGCGGCGATCCCGGGGGTCTACTCGATCCAGCCGCTTCACGGGGAGTGGGCCTCGCGTGCCGAGGTCTCCGACGAGATCAACGTCAACTACGTGGACGAGCTCAACGTCGCGTACCCCGGGTATCAGGGCTGGTTGTCGTTCGTCGGCCTGAGCGGCGTCGGGGTCACGGTCGCCGTCGTCGACGAGGGGGTGGATGAGGGCCATCCCGATCTGGAGGGGAGCCGCCTCGCGTGCATCGGGGCCACCTGCACCGCAGCCGGGAGCCGTCACGGCACCCACGTCGCGGGCATCGTGACCGGCAGCGGCGCGAGCGGCATCACCGACGCCAACGGCTTCCTGCGGGGACTGGGCGTCGCTCCGGAGTCGAGCATCCTCGAGCAGGAGTTCATCCAGTTCAAGTTCGTCCCCGGCGGCGTCTTCGAGCTGATCTCCGACTCGTCCCGCAACGGGGCGACGATCTCGAACAACAGCTGGGGAACGTCGTCGACGGCGCGCGGGTACGACGCCGACGCGATGATGATCGACGCGGGAGTGCGGGACGCCGACCCGACGACGCCCGGCAATCAGCCCCTTCTCTACGTGCAGGCGCTCGGGAACGGCAACGGAGGCGTCTCGTCGCAGGGGACGCCCGACGAGGCCAAGAACGTCGTCGTCGTCGGCTCGACCTGGGCGGTCAACCTCGCGGACGGGAATCCGAATCCGAACATCGACAGCCTCTCCGACAACAGCGCGCACGGCCCCGCCCTCGACGGGCGGCGGATCCCGCATCTGGTCGCACCCGGGTGTCACGTCGATTCGACGTTCCCCGACGTCGGCGCGGGATACGAACACGGCCTGCTCTGCGGAACCTCGATGGCGGCGCCGCAGGTCTCGGGAGCGGCCGCACTCTTCACGCAGTACTACCGCGGTCTCCCGGCGGTCGCGGGCGACCCCAGCCCGGCCCTCGTCAAGGCGGCGCTGCTCGCGACGGCGCGCGACCTCGCGGGGAACCAGGACGCGGACGGCGTGACGATGGGGCACCGCCCCGACGACAAGCAGGGTTGGGGACGGATGGATCTCGACGCGCTCGTGCGACCGCCTGCCGGGTCCGTCCTCTACTACGACCAGGCGCGGGTCTTCGAGGAGAGCGGGGAGAACTGGCTGCGGGAGGTCGTCCCGGTGAACCCGGCCGAGCCGATGCGGATCCAGCTCGTCTGGACCGACGCCCCGGGACCCGGCCTCGGCGGCAACACGCCGGCGTGGAACAACGACCTCGACCTCGTGGTCGAGTCCGGCGGCAACACTTACCGGGGCAACGTCTTCGGCGCCGACGGCTGGTCCGTGACGGGCGGAGTCGCCGACGGAAAGAACAACGCCGAGGGGGTCGCCTTCGCGGTCCCGCCCGGGCAGGCCACGATCCGCGTCGTCGCGTCGAACCTCAACTCCGACGGCGTACCCCGATTCGGAGACGCGATCGACCAGGACTTCGCCCTGGTGTGCCGCAACTGCGCCTACGCGCCGGGATTCGACCTCGACCCGCGCCCGGTCACCGCCGACGTGTGCGCCCCCGCCGCCGGACGCTTCACGGTGGAAGTCGAGGCGCTGTCCGGCTACGCGACCCCGGTCACGCTGTCGCTCGTGAACCTCCCGCCGGGGATGAGCCACGGTTTCGACGTCAACCCCGTCGCTCCCGGCGCATCCTCGACCCTGACGGTCGGGCCCGGCGCCGTCGGCGACGGGAACTACACGATGCGCCTGGACGGCGACGCGGCCGGGCTTCACCGCGAGCATCCGCTCTACCTTCACCTCCGCACCGCGTCGCCGGCGGCGGCGGCGCTAAGCGCACCCACGGCGGGGGCCACGGACGTCTCGCCGCAGCCCACCCTGGAGTGGGCGGCGGTTCCGTGGGCGGCCAGCTACGTCGTCGAGGTCTCGGCCGATCCGACGTTCCAGACCGTCTTCTACAGCGCCGCGACGACGACCCCGACGCACAAGGTGGAGCAGATCCTCGCGCAGGGCGTCACGTACCACTGGCGCGTCCGTTCCCGGAACGTCTGCGGCTTCGGACCCTTCTCGCCGACGTGGAGCTTCACGACGCGCAACGTGCCGCCCGTCCTCCTCGTCGACGACGACTGGGACTACTGGGGGGACTTCCAGGCCGACTACGTCGCCGCGATGAACGCCCTGCCTCTTTCCCCCTACTTCTACCCGGTCACCTACGACGTCTGGGACGTCTACGCCGTCATGCAGCAGGAGGAGCCGGACCTGTCGACGCTCGCGCTCTACGAGAAGGTGATCTGGTGGTCCGGGAGGGAGGACTTCTACCCCGGCCCCGACGACTTCTCCGAGCTCGAGCTGCAGCGGTGGTTCGACCGGAAGGGGGGCTGTCTGTTCCTCAGCAGCTCCGACTACGTCTTCGCGCAGGGCGGAGTGAACGACTTCATGCGGCAGCGCCTGGGCGTCGGCTCCGTGGTGCAGGACACCGGCAAGAGCCAGGTGACCGGACAGGGAACGGTCTTCGGCGGCCTGGGCACGATCACGCTCAAGAACCTGGCCGAGGACTACTCGGATACGGTCTCCCCGGACGCGACGAGCGAGCTGGCCTTCTCTTCGACCACCGGCAACGCCGGCGTGGACAGGAACGGCGCCCACTACCGCACCGCGTTCCTGGGCTTCGGCGCGGAGCGTCTCTTCCGGAACACGGATCGCGAGAAGACGCTGTTGCGCTTCCTGCAGTGGTGCGACGGCCTCGCGGCCGTCGACGGCGACGGGGACGGCGTGGCCAACGCCCAGGACTGCGACGCCGGCGACGCCGCCGTCTGGACCGCCCCGTCCGCGGTGACCGACCTGCGGCTGGCCAAGGGCGTCACCGGGTTCGACTGGAGCACGCCGCAGAGCGCGGCCAACGCCGTTTACGACCTTCTGCGCACGGGCGACGCCGCGGATTTCTGGAACGCGACCTGCGTCGCCTCCGGCACGCCGGAGACGTCGGTGCCCGCGGCCTGGGACACGGAACCGGCTCCCGGACAGATCCTCTTCTACCTGGTCCGCGCGCGCAGTGCCTGCGGGACGGCGCCGATGGGCACTTCGAGCAACGGAACACCGCGGCAGGGAACGGCCTGCGAATGA